A single Gammaproteobacteria bacterium DNA region contains:
- the pabC gene encoding aminodeoxychorismate lyase encodes MSEAVWFNGETVAGLPAGLRALHYGDGVFRTCLNWNGMILDIDNHLDHLRRDAQQLGMTPPDREILRQDLQQAVEVTPCVLKLTLSRRAGGRGYRADDDGTDRIVMRSAAPRYPSSHWSRGVRLRDCELRLATQPALAGIKHLNRLEQVLASREFRADDEELLMRDSENNIVCGTRSNLFWVHDGVLHTPELTRCGVAGVMRGRILRIAAHIGLETRVCEAARDSLLESDEILLSNSLIGVWPVRRYQHRTLSAPGPVTARIDAELAHPRLS; translated from the coding sequence ATGTCTGAGGCGGTCTGGTTCAACGGCGAGACCGTAGCCGGCCTGCCGGCCGGGCTGCGCGCGCTGCACTACGGTGACGGTGTATTCAGAACCTGTCTGAACTGGAATGGAATGATTCTGGACATCGACAACCATCTCGATCATCTTCGGCGTGACGCTCAGCAACTGGGCATGACGCCGCCGGATCGTGAGATCCTGCGGCAGGATCTGCAGCAGGCCGTCGAGGTGACGCCGTGCGTGCTCAAACTGACGCTGTCGCGCCGCGCCGGCGGACGCGGCTACCGCGCCGACGATGACGGCACCGATCGAATCGTGATGCGCTCCGCCGCGCCCCGTTATCCCTCCAGTCACTGGAGCCGGGGCGTAAGGCTGCGCGACTGCGAACTGCGCCTGGCCACACAGCCGGCACTGGCCGGCATCAAACATCTCAATCGCCTGGAACAGGTCCTGGCGAGCCGCGAGTTTCGAGCGGACGACGAAGAACTGCTGATGAGAGACTCTGAAAACAACATCGTCTGTGGCACGCGCAGCAATCTGTTCTGGGTTCATGACGGCGTGTTGCACACGCCCGAGCTGACGCGCTGTGGCGTGGCCGGCGTCATGCGTGGCCGCATCCTGCGTATCGCCGCGCATATCGGCCTCGAGACTCGGGTGTGCGAGGCCGCGCGCGACAGTTTGCTTGAGTCCGATGAAATCCTGCTCAGCAACAGCCTGATCGGTGTCTGGCCGGTACGGCGCTATCAGCATCGCACCCTGTCCGCGCCGGGCCCGGTCACGGCGCGCATCGACGCCGAACTGGCGCACCCAAGGTTGAGTTGA